In Penaeus chinensis breed Huanghai No. 1 chromosome 2, ASM1920278v2, whole genome shotgun sequence, the following proteins share a genomic window:
- the LOC125034803 gene encoding uncharacterized protein LOC125034803, producing MFFYPPTAGQECSSGEIRCKDSSRCIPLRYICDNDNDCGDNSDEDGDLCAAWRSDSCDLGFHNCERFGDVSCVSIQSYCEDSNPQCNGSLEPRVCQILRDGAIQNLSSITVSGVTTNLNKSKIRGEELKQVVNFTLSHPACPPLFTLVGDQCLSILFVNNVTWGEARHLCRLIGGDLITFKNVSHFASVIQHLKETKLSADFWVGGHYVDKEWTWLDGSPMEHGSPFWTVRYSDICGYREVTSSLNITRRANNGSCYRYFQAPGEFPRGECVALTYEHFYYMSDEDCLHRKSPLCVATDRY from the exons atgttctTCTACCCTCCAACAGCCGGCCAGGAGTGTTCTTCAGGCGAGATCAGGTGTAAAGATTCCTCGCGATGTATTCCCCTCCGCTACATCTGCGACAACGACAACGACTGCGGCGACAATTCCGACGAGGACGGCGATCTGTGTGCA GCTTGGCGTTCCGATTCGTGCGACCTAGGCTTTCATAACTGCGAGAGATTCGGCGATGTTTCATGTGTTTCGATTCAGTCGTATTGTGAAGATTCGAACCCGCAGTGCAATGGATCCCTTGAGCCGAGAGTTTGCCAA aTCTTGAGGGATGGGGCGATCCAGAATTTATCGTCGATAACAGTCTCTGGTG TTACAACCAACCTGAACAAGAGCAAAATTCGCGGGGAAGAGCTGAAGCAAGTCGTGAACTTCACCCTCAGTCACCCTGCCTGTCCACCTCTGTTCACCCTCGTCGGGGACCAGTGTCTGTCTATCCTGTTTGTCAATAAC GTGACATGGGGGGAAGCACGCCACCTGTGCCGGCTCATCGGCGGCGATTTGATCACTTTTAAGAACGTCAGTCATTTTGCCTCTGTCATCCAGCATTTGAAGGAGACGA AGTTGAGTGCGGACTTCTGGGTGGGCGGCCATTACGTGGACAAGGAATGGACTTGGCTGGATGGCTCGCCTATGGAACATGGATCGCCTTTCTGGACTGTTAG ATACAGCGACATTTGTGGATATCGTGAAGTGACCTCAAGTCTCAATATCACCAGGCGCGCAAACAACGGTTcctgttatcgttattttcaagCACCCGGTGAATTCCCTCGAGGAGAATGCGTAGCTCTTACATATGAACATTTTTACTACATGAGTGACGAAGATTGCTTGCACAGGAAGAGTCCCCTTTGTGTTGCAACAGATCGATATTAA